A portion of the Candidatus Thorarchaeota archaeon genome contains these proteins:
- a CDS encoding EVE domain-containing protein has product RRNKQVRKFIVPIRPEFHEKLFVGRHREQTLLKEHMGEFVIPGNTIEKAYVCNAPIKKIRAGDVVLFYRSRDLKAITSLGVVTQVSYDVEDAEKITRMVGKRTVYSKKEIQGIARSETLVLLFRLHFDLERSIELEELVDAHIIRSAPQSIGEISHDRFETFLKMSDIDDCYILH; this is encoded by the coding sequence GGAGAAGGAATAAACAAGTCAGGAAGTTCATAGTGCCTATACGTCCTGAGTTCCACGAGAAGCTCTTTGTGGGGAGACACAGAGAACAAACATTGCTGAAGGAACACATGGGAGAATTTGTTATTCCTGGAAATACGATTGAAAAAGCATATGTCTGTAATGCGCCGATTAAGAAGATTAGAGCGGGAGACGTAGTCCTTTTCTATAGATCTAGGGATTTGAAAGCAATCACATCTCTGGGTGTTGTTACTCAGGTGAGCTATGATGTCGAAGATGCCGAAAAAATCACGCGCATGGTTGGGAAACGAACGGTATACAGTAAAAAGGAGATTCAGGGCATAGCTCGGAGTGAAACCCTTGTGCTGCTATTCAGACTTCATTTTGATTTGGAAAGGTCAATTGAACTGGAGGAATTAGTCGATGCCCATATTATTCGCTCTGCACCACAAAGCATTGGCGAAATCTCCCACGATAGATTTGAAACGTTCCTTAAAATGAGTGATATTGATGATTGTTATATTCTCCATTAG
- a CDS encoding transposase, translating into MVSLLRRVRSSRLTTVYGDKAYISKKNAQFVTELGAYPAIEPKRNLRAVYRGHRGYGRLLREYRANPSEWKRTHQYGKRSLAETVLSMLKVQFGGSLSSRSYKEQRRELLIKVLLNNIQQINFLECAAR; encoded by the coding sequence ATGGTCTCCCTCCTCCGGCGAGTACGGAGCAGCCGGCTTACAACGGTCTACGGAGACAAGGCCTACATATCCAAGAAGAACGCCCAGTTCGTTACGGAGCTGGGAGCGTACCCGGCTATCGAACCGAAACGCAATCTCCGAGCAGTATACCGCGGACACAGAGGGTACGGACGATTACTGCGCGAGTACCGGGCGAATCCAAGTGAGTGGAAACGGACGCACCAGTATGGTAAGCGAAGTCTTGCAGAAACCGTGCTCAGTATGCTGAAGGTGCAGTTCGGTGGAAGCCTGAGTTCGCGGAGCTACAAAGAACAGCGGCGAGAGTTACTGATCAAGGTCCTTCTGAACAACATCCAACAAATCAACTTTCTGGAGTGTGCCGCAAGATGA
- a CDS encoding 50S ribosome-binding GTPase yields the protein MILEAVLLSPHDTEQLRFRHSTLSVASDMIRDLVDRAASAEFYSVDPELGPLRVPTFTETCQDDITRTFAIALDENTAIVLAGDEGESEAKLRVRAGLILKEIQFRYDEFRYDTLSGIEKRDLISAINEYIFEHTRIVLFGASQTGKTSIFQFASTGSVVTNYSKTTKTNVVPKLNEYRQILEKRVNGPQDEWFQIANHLLMLYDLPGAKQYRNSWKSYLSRADVAVLVLKSTEEGVVKAKQILAEFDNILPDRVIAIANFQDLEDAIPPPIIARFLGVETHGMVAIDVDRHDILRDMLKTSAVTAV from the coding sequence ATGATACTCGAAGCAGTCCTCTTATCGCCACATGATACAGAACAGCTTCGATTCCGTCATTCGACCTTGTCCGTAGCATCGGACATGATTCGTGACCTGGTAGATCGAGCTGCCTCTGCAGAATTCTACTCTGTGGATCCTGAACTAGGTCCTCTCAGAGTTCCAACTTTCACCGAAACGTGTCAAGATGACATAACGCGGACTTTTGCGATTGCGCTTGATGAAAACACAGCGATCGTTCTTGCTGGCGATGAAGGAGAATCAGAAGCGAAGTTGAGAGTCCGTGCCGGTCTTATTCTAAAGGAGATTCAATTTCGATATGATGAATTCCGATATGATACTCTTTCTGGAATCGAAAAGAGAGATCTTATCTCGGCGATCAACGAATACATATTCGAACATACGAGAATTGTTCTATTTGGAGCAAGCCAAACAGGTAAGACATCAATCTTCCAGTTTGCTAGCACCGGTTCAGTTGTGACCAATTACTCCAAAACCACTAAGACCAACGTTGTTCCCAAACTCAATGAATACCGCCAGATTCTTGAGAAGCGCGTAAACGGTCCTCAGGATGAGTGGTTTCAAATTGCAAACCACCTGCTAATGCTCTATGATTTGCCCGGGGCTAAGCAATACCGGAACAGCTGGAAATCCTATCTTTCAAGAGCTGATGTGGCTGTTCTCGTTTTGAAAAGCACAGAGGAAGGTGTTGTGAAGGCAAAACAAATACTCGCAGAATTCGACAATATACTACCAGATCGGGTAATAGCTATTGCGAATTTTCAAGATTTGGAGGATGCTATCCCTCCTCCTATTATTGCAAGATTTTTGGGTGTTGAGACGCATGGGATGGTTGCCATTGATGTAGATCGTCACGATATTCTGCGCGATATGCTGAAAACAAGCGCGGTAACTGCTGTCTAG
- a CDS encoding peptide deformylase — protein MTARDILLLGNPRLYDSSAPVMEDELDSLEPIIHDLHDTLMEFRSEWDAGRAIAAPQIGEFKRIVYVNIDEPAVLLNPEIVARSKEMIELWDDCMSFPHLLVKVKRHRRITVEYHDRAWKRIRAEYTDDESELLQHEIDHLNGFLATQRAIDSKSFALRSQRDLLK, from the coding sequence ATGACAGCTAGAGATATCCTCCTGTTAGGAAACCCGAGATTATATGACTCATCTGCACCTGTCATGGAAGACGAATTAGACTCTCTTGAGCCGATAATACACGACCTGCATGATACTTTGATGGAGTTCAGGAGCGAGTGGGATGCTGGGAGAGCAATCGCCGCACCACAAATCGGCGAATTCAAACGCATTGTTTACGTAAACATAGACGAGCCTGCTGTATTGCTTAACCCGGAGATTGTAGCTCGAAGCAAGGAAATGATTGAGCTATGGGACGACTGCATGTCATTCCCCCATCTATTGGTGAAAGTCAAGCGGCATCGTAGAATCACGGTTGAGTATCATGATAGAGCTTGGAAGAGAATCAGAGCGGAATATACAGATGATGAATCTGAGCTGCTCCAACACGAAATCGACCATCTAAACGGATTTCTTGCAACCCAGAGAGCAATAGATTCCAAGTCCTTCGCTTTGCGATCTCAACGGGACCTCCTAAAATGA